In Cercospora beticola chromosome 3, complete sequence, the following proteins share a genomic window:
- a CDS encoding uncharacterized protein (antiSMASH:Cluster_6) — translation MADTTTPSEFAQPTAGQAPGTQGHQNGSGSHMPPPPMPALNVSIPMNYQPPPSELTDMMSPTSAGGQVRRAAPEPNKRALYVGGLDPRVTEDVLKQIFETTGHVQSVKIIPDKNFQSKGYNYGFVEYDDPGAAERAMQTLNGRRVHQQEIRVNWAYQSNTSAKEDTTNHFHIFVGDLSNEVNDEVLLQAFSAFGNVSEARVMWDMKTGRSRGYGFVAFRDRGEAEKALSSMDGEWLGSRAIRCNWANQKGQPSFSQQQAMAQMGLTPTTPYGHHQFPTQGTQSYEMVVAQTPQWQTTCYVGNLTPYTTQNDLVPLFQNFGYVTETRFQSDRGFAFIKMDTHENAANAICQLNGYQVNGRPLKCSWGKDRPPTGQFDGFSPATAQTPGSAFSAATPQAFFPQYGQPAAMSPQASPAGFQQQGAAGWQQQGMTPSAMHPGAPGWPGAQLPPSAGGFNPQSPAGYGIPQTNPQAAPFGRGYGGFQG, via the exons ATGGCCGATACCACGACTCCCTCCGAATTCGCCCAGCCCACCGCGGGCCAAGCGCCAGGCACACAAGGCCATCAGAATGGCTCTGGCAGTCACATGCCCCCTCCGCCGATGCCTGCGCTCAATGTCAGCATCCCTATGAACTATCAGCCTCCACCCTCGGAGCTTACCGACATGATGTCGCCGACAAGCGCCGGAGGTCAGGTGCGGCGTGCGGCCCCGGAGCCCAACAAAAGGGCGCTGTACGTGGGAGGTCTTGACCCGCGCGTCACGGAGGATGTGCTGAAGCAGATATTTGAGACGACTGGGCACGTGCAAAGCGTCAAGATCATCCCAGACAAGAAT TTCCAATCAAAAGGTTACAACTACGGATTTGTCGAGTACGACGACCCGGGCGCCGCCGAAAGAGCCATGCAGACCCTCAACGGAAGGCGCGTGCATCAGCAAGAGATTCGCGTCAACTGGGCATACCAGTCCAACACATCGGCGAAAGAGGATACCACGAACCACTTCCACATCTTCGTCGGCGATCTCTCGAACGAGGTCAACGATGAAGTGCTCTTGCAAGCTTTCTCCGCATTCGGCAACGTTTCAGAAGCACGTGTCATGTGGGACATGAAGACTGGACGATCTCGTGGATACGGCTTTGTTGCGTTTAGGGACCGCGGCGAAGCCGAAAAGGCACTGAGCTCGATGGATGGCGAGTGGCTCGGATCTCGTGCCATTCGCTGCAACTGGGCAAACCAGAAGGGTCAACCGTCATTCTCTCAGCAGCAGGCTATGGCTCAGATGGGTCTGACGCCGACGACACCTTACGGACACCACCAGTTCCCCACTCAGGGAACTCAGTCCTACGAGATGGTCGTGGCTCAGACGCCGCAGTGGCAGACGACCTGCTACGTCGGCAACCTCACTCCTTACACGACCCAGAACGACCTCGTACCACTCTTCCAGAACTTCGGCTACGTGACTGAAACGCGCTTTCAGTCTGACCGCGGCTTCGCATTCATCAAGATGGACACGCACGAGAACGCCGCAAATGCGATCTGCCAGTTGAACGGATATCAGGTCAACGGTCGCCCGTTGAAATGCAGC TGGGGTAAAGACCGTCCTCCGACCGGCCAATTCGATGGCTTTTCGCCAGCAACCGCCCAGACACCAGGCTCTGCTTTCTCTGCTGCGACGCCCCAAGCCTTCTTTCCACAATACGGTCAGCCGGCTGCAATGTCACCTCAAG CCTCACCAGCAGGCTTCCAGCAGCAAGGTGCAGCAGGCTGGCAACAGCAAGGCATGACACCTTCGGCCATGCATCCAGGAGCGCCAGGCTGGCCAGGCGCTCAGCTTCCTCCCAGTGCTGGCGGCTTCAATCCACAGTCACCTGCTGGATACGGCATTCCCCAAACTAACCCTCAGGCTGCTCCATTCGGACGCGGTTACGGTGGCTTCCAAGGCTAG
- a CDS encoding uncharacterized protein (antiSMASH:Cluster_6), whose protein sequence is MHGDRRPQDSMKSTWRGDKSQWGFSHKFFNLIDAFHTATDQTPPPVFAKTDKVPYMNELSCHLWILAHAGWPMALQQLYIWYTGHDMHPIAAFFFYTAAMQINAIHEVKILRRLGYRYGYLDGDKHQRDEVPDVGVNKTFASLQLTTTIRPMLAIFFSWRSRGALQLSWWIPLELALYSVVLDGFFYLYHRSCHEVDRLWQYHRTHHLTKHPNPLLSSYADEEQEFLEIALIPFLTWATLKYVFQLPMGFHDWWLCHQYIIFAEPFGHSGLRIYSCTPGVHSPLLKLFGMELVIEDHDLHHRKGWRKSSNYGKQTRLWDKIFGTCGRRIEVIEDNVDMKYNFNFPLF, encoded by the coding sequence ATGCACGGCGATCGACGACCGCAAGACTCGATGAAGTCCACCTGGCGTGGCGACAAATCACAATGGGGCTTCTCACACAAGTTTTTCAATTTGATCGACGCATTTCACACCGCAACTGATCAAACGCCGCCACCAGTCTTCGCGAAGACAGATAAAGTACCTTACATGAATGAATTGTCGTGTCACCTGTGGATTCTGGCCCACGCAGGTTGGCCGATGGCGCTACAGCAACTGTACATCTGGTACACTGGCCACGATATGCACCCGATTGCTGCATTCTTTTTCTACACAGCTGCAATGCAAATCAACGCGATTCACGAAGTCAAGATTCTCCGACGCTTGGGATACCGATATGGCTACCTGGACGGTGACAAGCATCAGCGCGACGAAGTGCCTGATGTGGGCGTGAACAAAACGTTCGCTTCGCTCCAACTTACTACTACCATCCGACCCATGCTCGCCATTTTCTTCTCATGGCGTAGTCGCGGAGCACTACAACTCTCTTGGTGGATCCCTCTCGAGTTAGCGCTCTACTCCGTTGTCCTCGATGGATTCTTCTACCTCTACCACCGCTCTTGCCACGAGGTCGATAGACTGTGGCAATACCACCGCACGCACCACCTGACCAAACATCCAAACCCACTTCTGTCCTCATACGCcgacgaagagcaagagTTCCTCGAGATCGCCTTGATCCCATTCCTGACCTGGGCAACGCTGAAGTATGTCTTCCAGCTACCCATGGGATTCCACGATTGGTGGTTGTGCCATCAatacatcatcttcgccgaaCCTTTTGGTCACAGTGGACTACGAATCTATTCCTGCACTCCGGGCGTTCACTCGCCTCTCCTCAAGCTTTTTGGCATGGAGCTCGTCATCGAGGACCATGACCTGCATCACCGCAAGGgatggaggaagagcagcaacTATGGCAAACAAACACGATTATGGGACAAGATCTTTGGAACTTGTGGAAGGAGAATCGAGGTTATCGAGGACAACGTGGACATGAAGTACAACTTCAACTTCCCTCTTTTCTGA
- a CDS encoding uncharacterized protein (antiSMASH:Cluster_6), with translation MLDAIVIGAGLSGLQAARSLQEAGLQVIVLEARNRVGGKVWSVPLASGRGVVDLGAAWVNDQLQPRITKYLKRWDLKRVEQRLGHTAIMQDSEGGISTFPHGIMPEFSEEEKKNLGVVRDHIQAESLKAGRPESKDDAVSLDQYVRNLGATDKTIKMVNLWARVMHGVESTEESAAFFIDYCRKNQGLLSIRADDKTGGNYQRLHRGTQSIANGLHELVGKHNVYFSSPVRSVEDNRTHVVVTTVGGKVFKARKVIISIPSTMYQDLTISPPLPAGLQELADNATMGDYNKMIVCYNTPWWRETSYNGFFMSYSGPSPLARDTSVEEVGLYCLTCFVNGDLGRKWSKLPPHERRATILKQLAKIYKAGPDSEVWRPIEMFDQIWKHEQYSKGALVPITKIGDLTKHADVYGKPVGNIHFCGTEYATEWKGYMEGALCSGENVAKEVLNVVGLDARPKL, from the exons ATGCTTGACGCGATCGTCATCGGAGCCGGGCTCTCCGGGTTACAAGCTGCGCGTTCTCTGCAAGAGGCAGGGCTACAAGTCATTGTCCTAGAGGCTCGAAATCGAGTCGGAGGCAAAGTCTGGAGCGTCCCTTTGGCATCTGGTCGAGGCGTGGTGGATTTGGGTGCTGCGTGGGTAAATGATCAGTTGCAGCCGCGTATCACGAAGTATCTGAAGCGATGGGACTTGAAGAGGGTGGAACAGCGGTTGGGGCATACCGCGATTATGCAGGATAGTGAGGGCGGCATTTCAACATTCCCGCATGGTATTATGCCTGAG TtcagcgaagaggagaagaagaatctgGGGGTTGTTCGTGATCATATTCAAGCAGAATCACTAAAGGCTGGACGACCGGAATCGAAAGATGATGCTGTCAGTCTGGATCAGTATGTTCGGAATCTTGGCGCTACCGACAAAACAATCAAGATGGTCAACCTTTGGGCTAGAGTGATGCATGGCGTGGAATCTACGGAAGAGTCAGCAGCTTTCTTCATCGACTATTGTCGGAAGAACCAAGGACTTCTGTCGATTCGTGCTGATGACAAGACCGGTGGCAATTATCAGCGTCTACACCGTG GCACTCAATCCATTGCGAACGGCCTCCACGAGCTCGTCGGCAAGCACAACGTCTATTTCTCATCGCCGGTGAGATCCGTCGAGGATAATCGCACTCATGTGGTCGTCACCACAGTCGGCGGAAAGGTCTTCAAAGCGCGGAAAGTCATCATCTCGATACCAAGCACAATGTACCAAGACCTGACGATATCTCCGCCACTGCCTGCTGGTCTTCAAGAGCTTGCCGACAATGCCACGATGGGAGACTACAACAAGATGATTGTATGCTACAACACACCTTGGTGGCGGGAGACGTCCTACAATGGCTTCTTCATGAGCTACAGTGGCCCTAGCCCGCTGGCGCGAGACACTAGTGTGGAGGAAGTCGGACTGTACTGCTTGACTTGCTTTGTGAATGGCGACTTGGGCCGCAAATGGTCCAAGCTACCACCTCACGAGCGACGCGCCACTATCCTGAAGCAGCTGGCCAAGATCTATAAGGCAGGTCCTGATTCCGAAGTCTGGCGACCAATCGAGATGTTCGACCAGATCTGGAAGCATGAACAGTACTCCAAAGGCGCATTGGTCCCCATCACCAAGATTGGCGACTTGACCAAGCATGCGGATGTGTATGGCAAGCCTGTCGGGAACATCCATTTCTGCGGCACAGAGTACGCCACGGAGTGGAAGGGGTACATGGAAGGCGCATTGTGCTCTGGCGAGAACGTTGCCAAGGAGGTCTTGAATGTAGTCGGTTTAGATGCTAGGCCAAAATTGTGA
- a CDS encoding uncharacterized protein (antiSMASH:Cluster_6) codes for MTANNPQANGNMPNHHELDGHQEDHPNHDFTIPYELFYTNLHDDEETEQHKRLRGQTLSKRSIRHYNHATTKWGSLLENFSPMWFALVISSGGLGLLFAGTFPYRAHWQIIIATIQYVLELVLFFTFGAILLLKWIIYPHVAVRKAMNDPDELGAYAIPPIALMTIGALTASQVSLGPWGGHAFTIVAYVLWWIGMIWTFLTAVVVLTTLFYTGNQSSRTMSPVLFMAPVGLATAATESGFITIYSKEMSARMAGPMLVVGYFAGGVALFMAIILYTIYFHRLLAAGFSPPAKRPGLVILIGPAGQLATAFQMMGQSAAGYNRFAEYKHTALQPPTYGTFWTAQTAQGLQGSGIFFALLILGFGYLMLFLAIVGVVDVFVKRQVKYSLTWWALVFPSVTITTAWMELASSMDSPAFRGLVCAMTVLLYVVYFINWGFTIWGIVDGSLIFGKTHLETEMELMAKAQGQRKKEDI; via the coding sequence ATGACCGCAAACAACCCCCAAGCAAACGGCAACATGCCCAACCACCACGAACTCGACGGCCATCAAGAAGACCACCCAAATCACGACTTCACAATCCCCTACGAACTCTTCTACACCAACCtccacgacgacgaagaaacCGAACAACACAAACGCCTCCGCGGCCAAACCCTCTCCAAACGTTCCATCCGGCACTACAACCACGCCACCACAAAATGGGGTTCCCTCCTCGAAAATTTCTCCCCAATGTGGTTCGCTCTCGTGATCTCCTCTGGCGGATTAGGCCTCCTCTTCGCCGGAACATTCCCCTATCGAGCCCACTGGCAAATCATAATCGCCACGATCCAATACGTCCTCGAACTCGTTCTCTTTTTCACATTCGGCGCAATATTATTACTCAAATGGATAATATACCCCCACGTCGCAGTGCGAAAAGCGATGAACGATCCAGATGAATTAGGAGCTTATGCTATTCCGCCGATTGCTTTGATGACGATTGGAGCGCTTACGGCTAGTCAAGTGAGTTTGGGACCTTGGGGTGGACATGCTTTTACGATTGTGGCGTATGTTTTGTGGTGGATTGGGATGATTTGGACGTTTTTGACTGCGGTTGTTGTTCTGACGACCCTCTTTTACACTGGAAATCAGAGTTCCAGAACGATGAGTCCTGTCCTCTTCATGGCCCCCGTAGGACTCGCGACTGCTGCGACAGAAAGCGGATTCATCACAATATATTCAAAGGAAATGTCCGCGAGGATGGCAGGACCGATGCTAGTTGTTGGGTATTTTGCTGGAGGTGTGGCGTTGTTCATGGCGATTATACTGTATACGATATATTTCCATCGATTATTGGCTGCGGGTTTCTCGCCTCCGGCGAAGAGACCTGGTTTGGTGATTTTGATTGGACCGGCTGGACAGCTTGCTACGGCATTTCAGATGATGGGACAATCTGCGGCGGGATATAATCGTTTCGCGGAGTACAAGCATACGGCGTTGCAGCCACCTACTTATGGGACTTTTTGGACGGCACAGACGGCGCAGGGACTACAAGGAAGTGGGATCTTCTTTGCGTTGCTTATACTTGGATTTGGGTATTTGATGCTTTTTCTTGCGATTGTGGGTGTGGTTGATGTTTTTGTGAAGAGGCAGGTCAAGTATAGTTTGACATGGTGGGCTCTGGTGTTTCCTTCTGTGACTATTACGACTGCGTGGATGGAATTGGCGAGTTCGATGGATTCGCCTGCATTCCGGGGCCTGGTCTGCGCTATGACGGTGCTGTTATACGTGGTTTATTTCATCAATTGGGGATTTACGATTTGGGGAATTGTGGATGGAAGTTTGATTTTTGGAAAGACGCATTTGGAGACGGAGATGGAATTAATGGCGAAGGCACAGGgccagaggaagaaggaggatattTAG
- a CDS encoding uncharacterized protein (antiSMASH:Cluster_6), with the protein MAAPRLPFLWPVLARGFESTSPTVRSARAAQRIQAFHSTSRRRRPEVTPPQQQRYGTANEPLPHLANGKKRSKKNAPAEQQKRLPKIGEKLQTAGEAEVKAERQELQTEDVKKEPKPEDVPATSKAHSDPLLDGATPIQKAPGAPETPPDKPLETLLDSVPDPVEHAEEQQAASSKTQPEEQPTQAFDEHAPSTKAPHISTPRHVHHFDTYGLVNRLKDGNWSEAQAITTMKGVRVMLAENMDLAREALVSKSQVENETYLFRAACAELKTEVTSRRRAEQEKMRTERAQLQHEVEILTQRLGQEIAAMKDDIKGTFDDRKMAVRNDERLMESKIQRLNYQITVDLQADAKSEVEGLRWVMTRRVILALGVIVIMVVASLRIYSNAVHEQELTAKRLARMRSGGTQTDSGSGRGGPTGSDSPTSGQGMNGGEMLVDSLPTG; encoded by the coding sequence atggctgctcCCAGGCTGCCGTTCCTCTGGCCCGTGCTGGCAAGAGGGTTCGAGAGCACCTCACCCACTGTCCGCTCCGCCAGAGCTGCCCAACGCATCCAGGCGTTTCACTCAACAtcccgacgaagacgaccagAGGTAACACCGCCTCAGCAACAGCGTTATGGCACGGCGAACGAACCTCTGCCTCATCTCGCAaatgggaagaagaggagcaaAAAGAATGCTCCCGCCGAACAGCAGAAAAGACTGCCCAAAATCGGCGAGAAGCTCCAAACGGCAGGGGAAGCAGAAGTGAAGGCCGAGCGTCAAGAGTTGCAAACAGAGGATGTCAAGAAAGAACCCAAACCAGAAGACGTACCAGCGACATCAAAAGCGCATTCAGACCCGCTTCTAGACGGAGCAACCCCTATTCAAAAAGCGCCTGGTGCGCCAGAAACACCGCCTGACAAGCCCCTAGAAACGCTGTTGGATTCAGTGCCTGATCCAGTGGAACACGCAGAGGAACAACAGGCAGCATCCTCGAAGACCCAGCCTGAGGAACAGCCAACGCAAGCTTTTGACGAACACGCTCCTTCGACGAAAGCTCCTCACATCAGCACACCTCGCCACGTGCATCACTTTGACACTTATGGGCTGGTGAATCGCTTAAAAGACGGAAATTGGTCGGAAGCACAGGCAATAACAACAATGAAGGGCGTACGTGTGATGTTGGCTGAAAATATGGATTTGGCCCGTGAAGCGCTGGTCAGCAAGTCACAAGTGGAGAACGAGACCTACCTCTTTCGAGCAGCTTGCGCAGAGCTGAAGACGGAAGTGACAAGTCGGAGGAGAGCGGAGCAAGAGAAGATGCGAACCGAGCGGGCGCAACTACAGCACGAAGTCGAAATTTTGACGCAGCGACTGGGTCAAGAGATCGCGGCCATGAAAGATGACATTAAGGGTACCTTTGATGACCGCAAGATGGCTGTACGCAACGATGAGCGCTTGATGGAGTCGAAGATTCAACGATTGAACTACCAGATCACAGTCGATCTGCAAGCTGATGCGAAGTCAGAAGTTGAAGGGCTCAGATGGGTCATGACCCGTCGCGTCATCCTGGCCTTGGGTGTGATTGTAATCATGGTGGTGGCATCGCTGAGAATATATTCCAACGCCGTGCACGAGCAAGAATTGACAGCAAAGCGACTTGCTAGGATGAGATCGGGAGGCACACAGACGGACTCTGGAAGTGGGAGAGGGGGTCCGACTGGTAGCGATTCACCTACAAGTGGTCAAGGAATGAATGGCGGTGAGATGCTTGTCGACTCATTGCCTACTGGGTAG
- a CDS encoding uncharacterized protein (antiSMASH:Cluster_6), which produces MKRTVKSSKSRGGCQRCKSKHIKCDETKPACQICIAQGAECPGYTKQLRWSSKHEILTGPPQKRQRTSQDTSLSPTNSNVPDGDLVRPPTSDGGDRASYQAPVATTLGFNDDSALDMYGWPDMEQYGLEDLTFSTLFPGPSPEEAQDAPFDTQPFLGGIYGGLSQLIPNGVEPISGSSMTASGNDAIKDDAVAKQLPTPPPKADSSRPASLLKTFYRLAVPNKVPGFSEDDLVSHYFNHVCAIYSCFDSEANQFRTLVAEHCATSSTVRFTIESMAIGHLANFYPHIAVLGNAKRGRAWKSLQQDLQLLRNGKSSIDTVLLSLLLLGVSSSWHQASNLGLQYLFIARDLVQVKLQRNEHSPHDEFLLDAIMYWEMLASFIDPVPMAALQGLKSPDLAMPVRQVPINPHPWTGISSEIFFVLAEVGRILRRRVRNGVLGTGDEEWATHLEKLLYTWSPPEASSINDPGDKRTPLADLILISQAYRLVGLLEIYRAFPNIFWQRTKTSSISDLLPGHSSEDTKSSHTNSDSTKSYKSPLDYHLTMLATQTLDLPDLNYAYLTTSTIITKMQQPQSQQE; this is translated from the exons ATGAAGCGGACTGTCAAGTCGTCCAAATCTCGCGGAGGATGCCAGCGATGCAAGTCAAAGCATATAAAATGCGACGAGACGAAGCCTGCCTGCCAAATATGCATCGCTCAAGGCGCCGAGTGTCCTGGATATACCAAGCAGTTACGATGGTCAAGCAAGCATGAGATTCTGACTGGCCCGCCCCAGAAACGGCAGCGAACGTCACAAGATACATCGTTGAGCCCGACAAACAGCAATGTACCTGATGGTGATCTTGTTCGACCACCAACCAGCGATGGCGGTGATCGAGCGTCTTATCAAGCGCCAGTGGCGACCACCTTGGGATTCAACGATGACAGTGCCTTGGACATGTATGGCTGGCCAGATATGGAGCAGTATGGGCTTGAGGACCTGACCTTCTCAACTCTATTTCCGGGACCTTCACCTGAGGAAGCACAAGATGCGCCTTTCGACACACAACCATTCCTAGGCGGCATATATGGCGGGCTATCGCAGCTCATTCCCAACGGCGTGGAACCCATCAGTGGAAGCAGCATGACTGCTTCGGGTAACGATGCTATCAAAGACGATGCAGTCGCCAAGCAGCTGCCAACACCGCCACCGAAGGCTGACTCGTCCAGACCTGCCAGCTTGCTCAAGACCTTCTATCGTTTAGCAGTGCCCAACAAGGTCCCCGGGTTCTCTGAAGACGATCTTGTCAGCCACTACTTCAATCATGTCTGCGCAATATACTCTTGCTTCGATTCTGAAGCCAACCAATTCCGCACACTAGTTGCAGAACACTGCGCCACATCAAGCACAGTCCGCTTTACCATTGAAAGCATGGCAATCGGCCACCTTGCCAACTTCTACCCTCACATCGCAGTCCTGGGAAATGCGAAACGCGGTCGAGCGTGGAAATCATTACAACAAGATCTTCAACTACTTCGCAATGGCAAAAGCTCAATAGACACCGTGCTGTTGAGTTTACTGTTACTGGGCGTGTCGTCTTCGTGGCACCAAGCTTCCAACCTCGGACTACAGTACCTCTTCATCGCCCGGGATCTAGTGCAAGTCAAACTCCAACGCAACGAGCACTCACCCCACGACGAATTCCTTCTGGATGCCATCATGTATTGGGAAATGCTTGCCAGCTTCATCGACCCAGTTCCCATGGCCGCGTTACAAGGTCTCAAATCTCCCGACCTAGCGATGCCCGTTCGTCAAGTGCCCATCAACCCTCACCCATGGACAGGTATCAGCAGCGAAatattcttcgtcctcgccgaAGTTGGCCGCATTCTACGTCGCCGTGTGCGAAATGGTGTGCTAGGCACAGGAGATGAAGAGTGGGCAACTCATCTCGAGAAATTGCTGTACACCTGGTCTCCTCCAGAAGCCTCTTCCATCAACGATCCTGGCGACAAACGCACACCACTTGCCGATCTCATCCTGATCTCTCAGGCCTACCGCCTCGTAGGTCTCCTCGAGATCTATCGCGCGTTCCCCAACATCTTTTGGCAAAGGACCAAAACTTCCTCGATTTCAGACCTATTGCCCGGACATTCCTCTGAAGACACAAAATCCAGCCACACCAATAGCGACAGCACCAAAAGCTACAAGTCTCCCCTCGACTACCACCTCACCATGCTCGCCACACAAACCCTCGACCTC CCGGATCTCAACTACGCTTACCTGACAACCTCAACCATAATCACCAAAATGCAACAACCTCAATCTCAGCAGGAGTAG
- a CDS encoding uncharacterized protein (antiSMASH:Cluster_6) — protein sequence MKVDTGSDVQPEYIKLLRQHIAKGRRENALSSVYSHLDRSAYWRSEAERGRAALRSAEKEAIDLRREIATLKGKLDNRPSSPVKKRKKVDADVILVPRSPKKAKRTASPMRNGPLVTDLTIEEEYSQAGEIGTKLLRAVFHILEALKPGRRTETDELAYHIERACSVIPSIVQEELDKLIADSKAGEEQSKAALTIATRALATILAGYTRLGKTQPQSPGSSVPGKVTYAMVVMFRKLVEQLTVLSDRGATKKENVDDNVLASTNARPSTARPANSHAKGGISRPSTARPSSPKKAKAKTPARAKNPKDERVKENPVLALYTTFLGKVIDMIDPKMESNHALFEGFTYCVLNHLGKRLYTIVFGKSRAPTLEAEIKQGIDGHPDETSPDPISAPELTHEQKQTRLEAPYLLHLLNRVMIAVPAFYGNVHGIKNSGKTKNVNKAPAKNTLAISAKECLQRTLVNCMFGTEGVVDDPFKEYLRMPGPGEATMTVPKIKEVDVTKHFQEEVWRCLGWDILAKEGEW from the exons ATGAAAGTCGACACCGGATCTGACGTGCAGCCAGAATACATCAAGTTGCTCAGACAACACATTGCCAAGGGACGTCGAGAGAACGCGTTGAGCAGTGTCTATTCTCATCTGGACCGCTCTGCGTATTGGCGATCCGAAGCTGAACGGGGGCGAGCTGCTCTGCGCTCTGCAGAGAAGGAGGCTATCGACTTGCGACGCGAGATCGCCACGTTGAAAGGCAAGCTGGACAATCGCCCCTCGAGCCCGGTGAAGAAACGAAAGAAGGTAGATGCGGATGTCATTCTCGTGCCTCGAAGtccgaagaaggccaagagaACTGCTTCACCGATGCGAAATGGTCCACTGGTCACTGACCTGACTATTGAAGAGGAGTACAGCCAAGCTGGAGAGATTG GCACCAAGCTGCTGCGGGCCGTCTTCCACATCTTGGAAGCCTTGAAGCCAGGTCGGCGTACCGAGACAGACGAATTGGCATACCACATCGAGCGAGCGTGCTCAGTCATTCCTTCGATCGTGCAAGAAGAATTAGACAAGCTGATTGCAGATTCAAAGGCTGGTGAGGAGCAGTCCAAGGCTGCGCTTACCATCGCTACTCGTGCGTTGGCTACCATCCTGGCCGGCTATACTCGCCTTGGGAAAACGCAGCCGCAATCTCCAGGCTCCTCAGTGCCTGGGAAGGTCACTTATGCAATGGTCGTCATGTTCAGGAAACTGGTGGAACAGTTGACTGTTCTGTCTGATCGAGGGGcaacgaagaaggagaatgtTGATGATAACGTTCTTGCTTCGACCAACGCACGACCATCTACAGCTCGACCGGCTAACAGTCATGCAAAAGGCGGTATATCGAGACCTTCAACAGCACGACCGTCTTCTCCCAAAAAGGCAAAAGCCAAGACTCCAGCCCGCGCGAAGAATCCAAAGGACGAGAGGGTCAAAGAGAACCCAGTTCTTGCGCTCTACACCACATTTCTCGGTAAGGTCATCGACATGATCGACCCGAAAATGGAATCCAATCATGCTCTCTTCGAAGGTTTCACTTATTGCGTTCTCAACCATTTGGGCAAGAGGCTTTACACCATCGTCTTTGGGAAGAGCAGAGCGCCAACTCTGGAGGCTGAGATCAAGCAAGGCATCGATGGGCACCCCGATGAAACTTCACCGGATCCTATCTCTGCGCCAGAACTCACACACGAGCAAAAGCAAACCAGACTCGAAGCTCCGTATCTGCTTCATCTCCTCAATCGAGTCATGATCGCCGTGCCAGCCTTTTACGGAAATGTGCACGGCATCAAGAACAGCGGCAAAACGAAGAATGTGAATAAAGCTCCAGCGAAGAATACGCTTGCCATCTCGGCGAAAGAGTGTCTGCAGAGAACCCTGGTCAATTGCATGTTTGGCACGGAAGGTGTGGTGGACGACCCATTCAAAGAGTATCTGAGAATGCCAGGTCCTGGCGAGGCAACGATGACGGTGCCGAAGATCAAAGAAGTCGATGTAACGAAGCATTTCCAGGAAGAGGTTTGGCGTTGTCTGGGGTGGGATATTCTGGCGAAGGAGGGGGAGTGGTAA